From one Planococcus citri chromosome 3, ihPlaCitr1.1, whole genome shotgun sequence genomic stretch:
- the LOC135842133 gene encoding telomere zinc finger-associated protein-like, translated as MEIDDDVELIKQKVLKEIKPINFEDELDIDDILGQKLVDHILPDDPPILETIPVPVALRTTEITPNSPKETVENTVCHVCSKNYTTSRNLKKHFAKHTGRYFCPVCKKIFARKETQLKHIPRCKNKSINDSMEKRKKSQKTVFVECCKYYCEECSKSFTRRENYDHHMMIHQGVQVVCEFCQKRLSSFKSYQRHKKLHEHPQQKISCEDCPTKFSLKSNLRRHIKLCKHKSEKICIKCNSKVKTETILEKHRCQDTIYSCSLCSQVFCFEVNLRSHLKKEHPNLWFKCKRCPNTSFMTRATKNLQEHVKKLHSIHLDFNECFQEGWFILLPN; from the exons ATGGAGATCGACGACGATGTTGAATTGATCAAACAGAAggttttgaaagaaatcaaacCGATAAATTTCGAAGACGAGTTGGATATCGATGACATCTTGGGACAAAAATTAGTCGATCATATTCTACCCGATGATCCTCCCATCCTTGAAACGATTCCGGTTCCGGTGGCATTAAGGACCACTGAGATCACTCCAAACTCTCCAAAGGAAACTGTTGAGAACACCGTGTGTCACGTCTGCTCGAAGAATTACACCACTTCTCGAAATCTCAAGAAGCACTTTGCCAAGCATACCGGTCGATATTTCTGTCCAGtttgcaaaaaa attttcgccAGGAAAGAAACTCAGCTGAAACACATTCCTCgatgtaaaaataaatcaataaatgaCTCAATGGAAAAACGGAAGAAGTCTCAAAAAACTG ttttcgtaGAATGTTGTAAATATTATTGTGAGGAATGTAGCAAAAGTTTCACTCGAAGAGAAAATTACGATCATCACATGATGATCCATCAAGGAGTTCAA GTCGtttgtgaattttgtcaaaaacgacTCAGCAGTTTCAAATCGTATCAAAGGCACAAAAAACTTCACGAACATCCTCAGCAGAAAATCTCCTGCGAAGATTGCCCTACT AAATTCTCATTGAAATCAAACCTTCGAAGACATATCAAGCTATGTAAACataagagtgaaaaaatttgtatcaagTGCAACAGCAAAGTTAAAACTGAAACCATTTTAGAGAAACATCGTTGCCAAGATACCATTTACTCGTGTTCATTATGCTCTCAAGTGTTTTGCTTC GAAGTAAATCTTCGAAGTCATTTGAAAAAAGAGCATCCGAACTTATGGTTCAAGTGTAAACGATGTCCAAATACATCTTTCATGACTCGAGCAACAAAAAACTTACAAGAGCACGTGAAGAAATTACATTCCATTCATCTTGATTTTAACGAATGTTTTCAAGAAGGGTGGTTCATTTTACTGCCAAATTAA
- the LOC135842128 gene encoding uncharacterized protein LOC135842128: MSSDPSIYSFEGYDYDNYYSDFDDEEYYMSEEDDDDDDDDDHTYNFLSALVIRKSDPTFLECKKLKEYLNDGTFSDVTIKVEDKAYHLHRVVLSLKSAYFQKLFARNFIEHNQKEIELRTVEVSIFDCIVTYIYENDLESFIKSENMTKLLIALDYLQIDIDQTWFSRFIQNNSESIQMADLFELFNFLVFHSAYPWLLTSLLKFFSKSLVKISQTEYFGSISFEHFKKILLCMQVKTNEDDEPRCITKICAKWICSDVANRSGHIVEIVNAIKYRYSKMFYLIDKNYDINCSESDNKESYIEKKLEQLLNYSVEFIPATCTESLNLRLEESSFGPKNVVNFKQKMQELLNSGDLSDICIKVSNRSFPLHRAVLASKSSYFHNLFTSNTDENFVEFEIEDMDETSFNLILNYIYFEELEITPKENVVFLIKASERFEMKELFVKIEKYVLDKTSDITNIFDLFAYLHTCTYTRLSVHIEKYILENWSKIADMSDFVHVSIDTLEKVLSLSNIFAQDESEILKICSKWITHDLDNRLHHIPSLISSLCRTIVTKVDCQTHIENLRNNSSEKIVIENLNKLLSNSNPVNALESENAWGPYSKPYFMAASGNTLHFFAYKDSQNLYELEDLKFVIPNESINVTGACATMHGENLFVHFNDNYFYAQNLITKRCVSLTSDQVNNQPWRSQLLSCNDSVYLCHNDEGKVLRYSTLLNRWIKVPPIDPSIKRNTQCIFASNGKNIFSISTERHDHAFAVHKYDHNTKSWSSLSEVTDLNRTYDHPIYACFSNQNLFVAFSSFSKSYSFRNRKWITINHSPSDYKNFFCIKPHQNHLIFFVDKSKIVAYNIYKKDWTEVRHDDSRKLSYLNVVQSVD; the protein is encoded by the exons ATGTCGTCTGATCCATCGATCTATTCTTTCGAAGGATACGACTACGACAATTACTATTCGGATTTCGACGATGAAGAGTATTACATGAGTGAGgaagacgatgacgacgacgacgacgatgatcaCACGTATAATTTCCTCAGTGCGTTAGTAATACGTAAATCCGATCCTACGTTCCTGGAATGTAAAAAGTTGAAGGAATATCTGAACGATGGCACATTTAGCGATGTTACAATTAAAGTCGAAGATAAGGCGTATCACCTTCATCGTGTCGTGTTATCTCTGAAATCGGCGTACTTTCAGAAACTATTCGCTCGCAATTTTATCGAACATAACCAGAAAGAAATCGAACTGAGAACGGTCGAAGTGTCTATATTTGACTGCATCGTAACGTATATCTACGAAAACGATTTAGAATCGTTTATAAAATCTGAAAACATGACGAAATTATTGATCGCGTTGGATTATCTTCAAATTGATATAGATCAAACGTGGTTTTCTCGTTTCATACAGAATAATTCTGAATCAATCCAAATGGCTGACTTATTCGAACTGTTCAACTTTTTGGTGTTTCATTCGGCTTATCCTTGGCTGTTGACATCGTTGTTGAAATTCTTCTCGAAAAGCTTGGTAAAAATCAGCCAAACCGAGTACTTCGGTTCTATATCTTTCGAGCATTTCAAGAAAATACTTCTATGCATGCAAGTGAAGACAAACGAAGATGATGAACCGAGGTGTATAACGAAAATATGCGCGAAATGGATTTGCAGCGATGTTGCGAATCGTTCCGGTCATATTGTCGAGATCGTAAACGCGATCAAGTACAGATATTCGAAGATGTTCTAtcttattgacaaaaattacgatATTAATTGCTCGGAGAGCGATAACAAAGAATCGTACATCGAAAAGAAATTGGAACAATTATTGAACTATTCTGTCGAATTCATCCCAG ctacTTGTACGGAATCGTTGAATTTACGATTGGAAGAAAGTTCATTCGGACCGAAAAACGTcgtaaatttcaaacaaaaaatgcaaGAGTTGTTGAATTCGGGTGATTTGAGTGATATTTGTATTAAAGTGAGCAATCGGTCGTTTCCGCTTCATCGTGCCGTGCTCGCTTCCAAGTCTTCCTATTTTCATAACCTGTTCACTTCGAATACGGATGAAAATTTCGTCGAATTTGAAATCGAAGATATGGATGAGACGAgtttcaatttgattttgaattataTCTATTTCGAAGAGCTCGAAATCACTCCGAAGGAGaacgttgtttttttaatcaaagcCAGCGAACGTTTCGAAATGAAAGAACTTTTCGTCAAGATCGAGAAATACGTTTTGGATAAAACATCCGATATTACGAATATCTTCGATTTATTCGCGTACCTGCATACTTGTACCTATACCAGATTATCAGTACACATCGAGAAGTACATTCTGGAAAACTGGTCTAAAATCGCAGACATGTCGGATTTCGTTCACGTGTCCATCGATACCCTAGAGAAAGTCTTATCGTTATCGAACATTTTCGCTCAAGATGAATCGGAGATTCTGAAAATATGCTCGAAATGGATAACGCATGATTTGGATAACAGACTGCATCACATACCTTCGCTAATCTCGTCGCTTTGTCGAACCATCGTAACCAAAGTCGATTGTCAAACGCATATCGAAAACCTGCGGAACAATTCGTCTGAAAAAATCGTCATCGAAAATCTAAACAAATTATTATCCAATTCGAATCCGGTCAACGCTCTCGAGTCTGAAAATGCATGGGGTCCGTACTCGAAACCGTACTTCATGGCTGCGTCTGGCAATACACTTCATTTTTTCGCGTATAAAGATTCGCAAAATCTGTACGAGTTAGAAGATCTTAAATTCGTCATaccgaacgaatcgatcaacGTAACCGGTGCATGCGCGACAATGCACGGCGAAAATTTATTCGTTCATTTCAACGATAATTATTTCTACGCGCAGAATTTAATCACCAAACGGTGCGTATCGCTGACATCGGATCAAGTCAATAATCAACCTTGGCGTAGTCAATTATTAAGCTGCAACGATAGCGTATACCTTTGTCATAACGACGAAGGAAAGGTTCTGAGATATTCGACTTTGTTAAATCGTTGGATCAAAGTACCTCCTATCGATCCTTCCATTAAAAGGAATACGCAATGTATATTTGCCTCGAACGGTAAAAATATATTCTCTATCAGCACCGAACGTCACGATCACGCTTTCGCCGTTCACAAATACGACCATAATACGAAATCTTGGAGCAGTTTATCAGAAGTGACTGATTTGAATCGAACTTACGATCATCCTATTTACGCTTGTTTCTCCAACCAAAATCTATTCGTCGCTTTCAGCTCGTTTTCGAAAAGTTACAGTTTTCGAAACCGTAAATGGATCACTATAAATCATAGTCCGAGcgattacaaaaatttcttttgtatTAAACCTCATCAGAATCATCTTATATTTTTCGTCGATAAAAGTAAAATAGTCGCTTATAATATTTACAAGAAGGATTGGACTGAGGTTCGACATGATGATTCGCGGAAATTATCTTATTTGAACGTTGTTCAATCGGTCGATTAA
- the Nup58 gene encoding nuclear pore complex protein Nup58, giving the protein MTGFNLFNTNTTASTAPTATFGASATANTSSTFFGANTSSFGNPAPAQNTTFGSGAATGNISFGSPKPQTNVTFGAPASTNAVGGFGSAQPTASCGTPTTQSNLTFGTPSAQPTASFGASPGQPSASFGASPGQPSASFGASPGQPSMGFGAAAATQPQSSFGGLPSFGSLKPQTPTTSSGLFGSIALGQAGGVSGTSAPASNTNVVKPTFGGGLSFPASTSAGQTGLSFGLKPASTITTTSTATQPSLFSMPTPTSATSTAAAPQTVSFGLGNVSQSPSFGSSAPLPTTAATIQPIQPATTQTSLGGISFAATTTSAPSLSFGGLGTTAATTSAAPSTSGLLGSSFGATTTASSSGGFSWQKPASEATTSAPSTSVGLGGVDHTAVSTAQSTANTIVSAEEQTLPNEIQQTVACFKEYVKTQKNLSSEVARTSAEPLTKLTQQIGALNNLILTLGSVLSQQKFTAEKIKLETLKSLEDYELAQKIKDSPVASEERMLAIRKYFTEKISAFEESAKTLQEKIEYVYQHVITLPQENSLTAEALKLIVKKLHDSFVVIGARAYKLHNDMQLLKVQYLTLRNQYVKDNSSISFSLNRELQLPFSSVRSKSNPADFTLEGPNPFSKTAGGSFNSLLLTSQNRNFPSTTTPSKDWGVSSFGASKPFGFPDTSSGSFDQNSSFNASGSQQFNLQKPPVGNKRGKR; this is encoded by the exons ATGACTGGCTTCAATTTGTTCAACACGAATACAACAGCATCGACAGCTCCAACAGCTACGTTTGGCGCGTCTGCTACAGCCAATACTTCGAGTACATTTTTTGGTGCGAACACTTCGAGTTTTGGTAACCCAGCACCAGCTCAGAACACCACTTTTGGAAGCGGAGCCGCTACTGGAAATATATCTTTTGGTTCACCGAAGCCGCAAACTAATGTCACATTTGGTGCTCCTGCGTCGACCAATGCCGTCGGTGGGTTTGGAAGCGCCCAACCGACCGCATCATGTGGTACACCAACGACTCAATCAAACTTGACTTTTGGAACGCCTAGTGCACAGCCTACTGCGAGTTTTGGAGCTTCTCCAGGTCAACCAAGTGCGAGTTTTGGAGCTTCTCCAGGTCAACCAAGTGCGAGTTTCGGAGCTTCTCCAGGTCAACCAAGTATGGGTTTTGGAGCAGCTGCTGCGACACAACCGCAATCATCTTTCGGAGGGCTTCCCAGTTTTGGTTCACTGAAACCGCAGACTCCCACTACCAGCAGTGGTTTGTTCGGATCGATTGCGCTTGGGCAAGCTGGCGGCGTATCAGGAACCAGTGCGCCAGCGTCGAATACTAATGTTGTTAAACCTACGTTCGGCGGCGGGCTTAGCTTTCCTGCGAGCACTTCGGCTGGCCAAACCGGATTATCTTTCGGGCTTAAACCAGCCAGTACGATAACAACTACCAGCACCGCAACTCAGCCTAGTCTATTCAGTATGCCGACTCCTACCTCAGCTACATCTACTGCTGCTGCACCTCAAACAGTATCTTTCGGGTTGGGAAATGTCTCGCAAAGTCCATCATTCGGTTCTAGTGCACCTTTACCTACGACTGCCGCCACTATTCAACCAATTCAGCCGGCTACTACGCAGACTAGTTTGGGTGGCATATCATTCGCAGCGACGACTACTTCCGCTCCTTCGTTATCGTTTGGTGGCTTAGGAACTACAGCAGCTACTACTTCAGCTGCTCCTTCAACGTCTGGCTTGTTGGGTTCGTCATTCGGGGCCACTACCACCGCTTCGTCATCAGGAGGGTTTTCGTGGCAAAAACCTGCATCCGAAGCAACCACGTCCGCACCGAGTACATCTGTTGGGTTAGGAGGTGTTGATCATACTGCTGTGTCGACTGCTCAGTCAACCGCCAACACTATAGTTTCTGCCGAAGAACAAACGCTACCTAATGAAATCCAACAAACGGTGGCTTGCTTTAAAGAATACGTCAAAACGCAGAAAAATTTAAGCAGCGAGGTTGCTCGCACTTCTGCCGAACCGTTGACTAAACTAACCCAACAAATTGGAGCTTTGAATAATCTTATATTAACTTTAG gaAGTGTTCTATCTCAGCAAAAATTCACcgctgaaaaaatcaaactcgaaaCGCTGAAATCCTTGGAAGATTACgaattagctcaaaaaattaaagatagcCCGGTAGCATCGGAAGAACGTATGCTCGCTATACGAAAATATTTTACCGAAAAAATCTCCGCTTTTGAAGAAAGCGCCAAAACacttcaagaaaaaatcgaatacgTTTACCAGCACGTGATAACATTACCTCAAGAGAACAGTCTAACAGCCGAAGCTCTCAAATTgatcgtgaaaaaattacacgatagTTTCGTAGTGATTGGAGCTCGAGCTTATAAGTTGCACAACGATATGCAGTTGTTGAAAGTGCAATATTTGACGTTACGAAATCAATACGTTAAAGATAATTCTTCCATTAGTTTCAGTCTAAATAGAGAGCTTCAGTTGCCATTTTCTAGCGTAAGGTCTAAATCGAATCCAGCAGATTTTACTCTCGAAGGACCTAACCCGTTTTCTAAGACTGCCGGCGGATCTTTCAATTCTTTATTGTTAACGTCGCAGAACAGAAACTTTCCATCTACTACGACACCTTCGAAAGATTGGGGTGTTTCTAGCTTCGGCGCATCTAAACCCTTTGGATTTCCAGATACTTCGAGTGGTAGTTTTGATCAGAATTCTTCATTCAACGCATCCGGTTCTCAGCAGTTCAACTTACAAAAACCTCCTGTTGGTAATAAACGTGGCAAAAGATAG
- the LOC135842134 gene encoding ankyrin repeat and SAM domain-containing protein 6-like: MDLCTASALGIQDFVTTNLKRDPAQALYTNDKSWTPLMYACIYCREHIVSAIVNMVPSSIYSINDKMQTSLMLSCKSGDLNIVKLLTKKEILECKDTKGWTALFYAVIYDHVDIICYLMRKGADVNARDYSSCTLLMTAVKQGKENIVELLLGFGADYQMTTNTGLKAIDIAFELKYFKLVNLLSIPAATNLESLMHCLCLDKYTPVFTQQGIDLNQFLKFSEDDLKRIGINLLGPRRKMSLAIYKLNYLKNLELRLQDKLATF; this comes from the exons ATGGATTTATGTACAGCGAGCGCTTTAGGAATTCAAGACTTCGTAACAACAAATTTaaaaag GGATCCGGCGCAGGCTTTGTATACGAATGATAAATCATGGACGCCTTTGATGTACGCGTGTATTTATTGTCGAGAACATATCGTTTCTGCGATCGTGAACATGGTTCCATCGAGTATTTATTCCATAAATGATAAAATGCAAACGTCTTTAATGCTGTCGTGTAAATCTGGAGACTTGAATATCGTTAAATTATTGACAAAG aaagaaattttAGAATGTAAAGATACCAAAGGCTGGACGGCATTATTTTACGCTGTAATTTACGACCACGTTGACATTATTTGTTATTTAATGAGAAAAGGAGCTGACGTTAATGCCAG AGACTATAGTTCGTGTACATTATTAATGACAGCTGTTAAGCAAGGAAAAGAGAATATTGTCGAGTTATTACTCGGATTTGGAGCTGATTATCAAATGACAACGAACACTGGGCTAAAAGCCATCGACATTGcctttgaattgaaatatttcaaattagtTAATCTATTAAGTATTCCTGCAG CGACTAATTTGGAAAGCTTAATGCATTGTCTTTGTTTGGACAAGTATACGCCGGTTTTCACACAACAAGGAATagatttgaatcaatttttgaaattttctgaagatgACTTGAAACGAATAGGAATCAA CTTGTTAGGACCCAGAAGAAAAATGTCGCTGGCGATttataaattgaattatttgaaaaatcttgaattaaGGCTACAAGACAAATTAGCAACTTTTTAG
- the LOC135842130 gene encoding polypeptide N-acetylgalactosaminyltransferase 35A-like translates to MYKRRKMSYYGQLKYFTVIILCTVTLYVILCQTFTHLDPSLTPSSLQLYTPYKNSEQLIKSLKSVVHIQNDSQGFGFVKNADDLKLRNEGYTKYGFNALASRNIGNMRDIPDTRHKLCRPITYSNDLPTASIVICFYNEHYDTLLRTIHTILERTPAQFLKEIILVNDFSDIELLHENVQDYISSTKAVSSKVHLHKTPRREGLIRARIFGANLATGDVLIFLDSHVEVNVQWIEPLLSRIAENPHINVVTPIIDIINPDTLEYSSSPLVRGGFNWGLHFKWENIPKGLLKTEEDFIKPIKSPTMAGGLFAMNREYFNKLGQYDSQMDIWGGENLEISFRIWMCGGNLEIIPCSKVGHIFRKHRPYTDPDGQDSMTKNSLRLAQVWLDQYKEHYFAAVPQAKYMKYGDVSERIELRKRLNCKSFEWFLKNVYPELILPDDNKEKLKEKSKYFDKPVYQRWDERKRNYINSFMIRLSNTNLCATSEKDVKTKGSFLILKPCLRSKNQMWYETDLKELILAQLLCLDTGTTSDKGDKPKLTKCHEMKGAQEWSYSNKKDTAIYNMAGGTCLGAASAEANSFLVMKLCTSTENIRWFLV, encoded by the exons ATGTACAAGAGACGAAAGAT GAGTTATTATGGTCAGTTGAAGTACTTTACAGTGATTATTCTATGTACAGTCACTCTTTATGTGATCTTATGTCAAACGTTCACTCATTTAGACCCGTCCCTGACACCTTCGTCTTTACAACTGTACACACCTTACAAAAATAGCGAACAATtaataaaaagtttaaaatcagtggttcATATTCAGAATG ATTCACAAGGATTTGGATTCGTGAAGAATGCCGATGATTTGAAATTAAGAAACGAAGGATACACTAAATACGGTTTCAATGCCTTAGCTAGTCGAAATATAGGAAATATGCGCGATATTCCTGATACTCGACACAAATT ATGCAGGCCAATTACTTATTCAAATGATCTCCCTACTGCCAGTATTGTCATTTGTTTCTATAACGAACATTATGATACTCTTCTTCGAACAATTCATACGATTTTGGAACGAACACCAGCTcagtttttaaaagaaattattttggtTAACGATTTCAGCGATATAG AACTTCTTCATGAAAATGTACAAGATTACATATCTTCGACGAAAGCGGTGTCTTCAAAAGTACATTTGCATAAAACTCCTCGTAGAGAAGGATTGATCCGAGCTCGAATCTTTGGGGCGAATCTAGCTACAGGCGAT GTTTTAATATTTCTGGACAGTCACGTTGAAGTGAATGTGCAATGGATTGAACCTTTGTTATCAAGAATTGCAGAAAATCCCCATATTAACGTAGTGACACCAATCATCGATATTATAAATCCTGATACTTTGGAATATTCATCATCGCCTCTTGTTCGAGGTGGATTTAATTGGGGTCTTCATTTTAAATGGGAGAACATTCCTAAAGGACTGCTGAAAACTGAAGAAGATTTTATTAAACCGATCAA ATCTCCGACAATGGCTGGTGGATTATTCGCCATGAATCGCGAGTATTTCAATAAATTAGGGCAATATGATTCTCAAATGGATATTTGGGGTGGTGAAAATTTAGAGATATCATTTCGG ATTTGGATGTGTGGTGGAAACCTAGAAATTATACCATGTTCCAAAGTTGGGCATATATTCAGGAAACATAGACCTTATACAGATCCTGACGGTCAAGATTCAATGACGAAAAATTCTCTAAGATTAGCTCAAGTGTGGCTGGATCAGTACAAG GAACATTATTTTGCAGCTGTACCTCAGGCTAAATACATGAAATATGGCGATGTTTCGGAACGTATAGAATTAAGGAAACGGCTAAATTGCAAATCCTTCGAAtggtttctgaaaaatgtttatcCGGAACTGATACTCCCCGACGATAacaaggaaaaattgaaagagaaatCGAAATATTTCGATAAACCTGTGTATCAACGCTGGGATGAGCGAAAACGGAATTATATCAATAGTTTCATG ATAAGACTGTCAAACACCAATCTGTGTGCTACTTCGGAAAAAGATGTCAAAACAAAAGGatcatttttaatattgaaaCCTTGTTTACGATCAAAAAACCAA aTGTGGTATGAGACTGATCTCAAGGAGCTTATCTTAGCTCAGCTATTATGTTTGGATACGGGAACCACTAGCGATAAGGGTGATAAGCCGAAATTGACAAAATGTCACGAAATGAAAGGTGCTCAAGAATGGAGTTACAGTAACAAG AAGGATACGGCTATTTATAACATGGCTGGTGGAACTTGTCTGGGAGCTGCTTCTGCCGAAGCGAATTCTTTTCTCGTGATGAAATTGTGCACCAGTACTGAGAATATAAGATGGTTTCTCGTGTGA
- the Ccdc85 gene encoding coiled-coil domain-containing protein 85C-A, with protein MSSTINNPTQIHPNLDKVLKPGPLASGPPRYRPPPQPQPAKPPQNYLLIQNENQGPAVNANHFNHFQAINEVNRYPPSDKSYPANSPDLPHFQSPPGAPIQPQNNVLNQDMLKFVRKNELDNARYLNDQLRRMAAEIRNLKEVNQRLNDDNQELRDLCCFLDDDRQKGRKLAREWQRFGRYTASVMRQEVSAYQNKLKELDSRQHELIKDNLELKELCLYLDEERSGNCRSCGAGLRRDEGDGSSSGTNVDESGNAPAAPNHSQISSGNRRSFSEEELNTSNYIQQLESRIKLLEDEKQLLLTKIKLGNHSGSLNSVDRQWKANMDYNSRPEAVVQALQVLEVREQLETNIGGDSDMNSDEMDEGEKALLREMCNVVWRKLEEASLETRR; from the exons ATGTCTAGTACGATAAACAATCCTACGCAAATACATCCAAACCTCGATAAAGTGTTGAAACCAGGTCCTTTAGCATCTGGACCTCCTCGGTATCGTCCTCCTCCGCAACCACAGCCAGCAAAACCACCGCAAAACTACCTGTTAATTCAGAATGAAAATCAAGGACCCGCTGTGAATGCGAatcatttcaatcattttcaggCTATAAATGAAGTGAACAG GTATCCACCTTCGGATAAATCGTATCCAGCGAACAGTCCCGATTTACCGCATTTTCAATCACCTCCTGGAGCACCGATTCAACCTCAAAATAACGTTCTTAACCAAGATATGTTGAAATTCGTTAGAAAAAACGAACTCGATAATGCTCGATATTTGAACGATCAA TTACGCAGAATGGCCGCTGAAATTCGTAACCTGAAGGAAGTCAATCAACGATTGAACGATGATAATCAAGAGCTACGAGATTTATGTTGCTTTCTAGACGACGATCGTCAAAAAGGTCGCAAATTAGCTCGAGAATGGCAGCGGTTCGGTAGATATACCGCTTCTGTAATGAGACAAGAAGTTTCTGCGTATCAAAACAAACTCAAAGAGTTGGATAGCAGGCAGCACGAATTGATTAAGGATAATCTAGAATTAAAG GAACTGTGTCTATATCTGGATGAAGAGAGGAGTGGCAATTGTAGATCTTGTGGAGCAGGTTTGCGAAGAGACGAAGGAGATGGAAGTAGTTCGGGTACCAACGTAGATGAATCTGGTAATGCACCTGCAGCTCCGAACCATTCCCAAATATCTTCAGGAAACCGCCGTTCTTTCAGCGAAGAAG aattaaacACCAGTAACTACATTCAACAGTTGGAATCTCGTATTAAATTATTAGAAGATGAAAAACAACTCTTACTGACTAAAATCAAGCTTGGTAATCATTCAGGTTCATTGAATTCTGTCGACAGACAATGGAAAGCAAACATG GATTACAATTCCAGACCCGAAGCAGTTGTACAAGCTTTGCAAGTTTTAGAAGTCAGAGAACAACTGGAAACTAATATTGGTGGAGATTCTGATATGAATTCTGATGAAATGGACGAAGGAGAAAAAGCTTTGCTGAGAGAAATGTGTAAT GTCGTTTGGAGAAAACTGGAAGAAGCATCACTTGAGACCAGAAGATGA